DNA from Sphingomonas sp. R1:
GCTTGGTCACGGCCACGAGCAACGCGGCCGCATCGGCGAGGGAGGGAATGCGCGCGCTCGACAGGTCGGGCACGGTCTTGAGATCGGCCTTGGTCGCGCCTTCCACCCGCCGCCCGAGTTCCTCCACCCGCGCGATCGCCAGGGGATAATGATGGACGATCGGCAGCGGATAGTCGGTCAGGTGCATGTCGAGCTTGGCGAGCGAGCGCCACGAGCCACCGACCATGTAGAAGGGCAACCCCTTGCCCCGCGCCTTCCAGCCGGCGGCGTCGATCATGCGGATGACGTCGCGCTCCAGCGCCCCCCTGCCGCGCGCGCGGATTGCGCCGAGACGCAGCACGCCGAGCGGAAAGGACACCCGATCGGTGACAGTGCCGGCCACGACGCGGACCAGCTCCAGGCTGCCACCGCCGAGATCGCCGACCACCCCGTCCGCTTCGGGAATTCCGGAGAGTACGCCGAGTCCCGCAGCGGTCGCCTCCTCGACGCCGGACAGGAGCTCGACCTCGAGCCCGAAGCCCTCGGCAATTGCCATCAGCTCCCCGCCGTTGCTGGCGTCGCGCACGGCCGCGGTGGCGACCGTGCGCAGCTCGCTCACCTGCATCTCGCGCGCGAGCAGGGCGAAGCGCCCCAGCGCGGCGCGGGCGGCGGCGAGGCCGCCGGCATGGATCGCCCCGGTTTCGGCCAGCCCCTTGCCAAGCCCGGCCATCACCTTCTCGTTGAACAGGATCGCCGGCAGGCGCGCGGGGCCCTCATAGACGACCAGCCGGATCGAATTGGAGCCGATATCGATGATCGCCGTGCGCGGCCGCGCGCGTTCGACGGTGGCGCGCGGGGTTCCAATCAGGGCTGTGGCCACCCGGTCAGGCACCCTTGGCGGCGAGGCGGCGCTTGCGCGGCGACAGCTTCGGCACCGGCTTGCGCGCATCCACCGCGGCACCTCGGCCGGACAGCGACGGGTTGGTCATAAAATAGCGGTGCAGGTTGAATTCCCCTTCGTCGCTGGGCACGATGCGATCGTAATGCCCGTCGGGCGCGAGCAGCCAGCTCTGTTCGTTGTCCAGCAGGTTGGCGACCATCACCTGGTCGAGCACCTGATCGTGCACGGTCTTGTTCAGGATCGGCAACATGAACTCGACGCGACGGTCGAAGTTGCGCTGCATCCAGTCGGCCGAGGAGATATAGATCTTCGCGCCGTCATTGGGCAGCGTCTTGCCATTGCCGAACACCCAGATGCGGCTGTGCTCGAGAAAGCGCCCGACGATCGACTTCACCCGGATATTCTCGCTCATCCCCGCCACGCCCGGGCGCAGGCAGCAGATGCCGCGCACGATCAGCTCGATCTGCACGCCTGCGGCGCTTGCCTGGTAGAGCTTCTCGATCGTGGCAGGATCGACCAGCGAGTTCATCTTCGCCCAGATCGTCCCCGGCCGCCCGGCGCGGACATGCTCGATCTCCTCGTCGATCAGCGCGGTGAGGCGCTTCCGGAGATCGCGCGGGGAGATGCCGAGCAATTCCAGATGCTGCGGCTCGACATAGCCGGTGACGTAATTGAAGATCTGCGCGGCATCGCGGCCCATTCGCGGATCGGCGGTGAAGAAGCTCAGGTCGGTGTAGATCCGTGCGGTGATCGGATGGTAGTTGCCGGTGCCGAAATGGCAGTAGGTGCGATAGCGATCGCCCTCGCGGCGCACGACCATCGACACCTTGGCATGGGTCTTCCAGTCGATGAAGCCATAGACCACCTGCACGCCGGCGCGCTCCAGCGCAGTCGCCCAATAGAGGTTCTGCTCCTCGTCGAAGCGCGCCTTGAGCTCCACCACCGCGGTTACCGACTTGCCCGCCTCGGCGGCGGCGATCAGCGCGTTGATGACGGCGGGCTGCTTGCCGGCGCGGTAGAGCGTCTGCTTGATCGCCACCACATCGGGGTCCGCCGCCGCCTGCTGGAGGAAGCTGAGCACGACGTCGAACGTCTCGTACGGGTGGTGGACGATGATGTCCTTGGCCCGGATCGCGGCGAAACAGTCGCCGCCATATTCGCGGATCCGCTCGGGGAAGCGCGCCGAGAAGGGGGTGAACTTGAGGTCGGGGCGATCCTCGTCGACCAGCATCGACAAGTCGCCGACGCCGAGGAACCCGCCGGTCTCGGTGAGCAGCGCGTCGCTGCCGCCCAGCTCTTCCTTGAGCACCGCCTCGAGATCCGGGGCGATGCCCTCCTCCATCTCCAGACGGATCACCCGGCCGCGACGCCGGCGCTTGATCGCCGAGCGGAAGGTGAGGACGAGGTCCTCGGCCTCTTCCTCGATTTCGATATCGCTGTCGCGCAGCACCCGGAAGGTGGCCGCGCCCAGCATCTCGTATCCGTGGAACAGCAGCTCCCAGAAATGCTTGATCAGCGTCTCGATCGCGACGTAGCGCGCCGGGCTGCCGGGGAGGCGAACGAAGCGCTTGAGCGTCGTCGGCAGCATCACCAGTTCCTGGATCGGCTCGCGGTCCGATTTGCGCAGCAGATTGAAGATCACGCTCGATCCCTGGTTGGGGATGAACGGGAACGGGTGCGCCGGGTCCAGCGCCTGGGGCGTGAGGATCGGGAAGATCTGCTCGCGGAAATGGTTGGCGAGCCAGGCTTCGGTCTCCCCCTCGATTGCATCGGCTTCGAGCACGAAGATGTTGGCGAGCGCGAGCTCGGCGCGAATGTCCACCCACACCGCCTGCTGCTCGTCGGCAAGCGTCGCGGCTTCGGCGGAGATCGCCTCCAGCTGCTGCGCGGGGGTGAGCCCGTCAGCGGAACGCGTGTCGATATTCTGGAGCTGCTGCCCCATCAGGCCGGCAACGCGCACCATGAAGAACTCGTCGAAATTGCTGCCCGAGATCGACAGGAAGCGCAGCCGCTCCAGCAGCGGATGCGCGGGGTTGCACGCCTCCTCCATGACGCGGCGATTGAACGCCAGCCAGGAGAGTTCGCGATTGAAGTAGCGCGCTTCGGTGGGGTCGGCGGGGGCGATGGTCGCGGGTGCGGCGGATTCGGTCATGCGCTCTCGCTATCGTCGGAATGCGTCAAAAGGCTTGCAGCCTGCAGTGTAGACTTCACGATCGGGATCGACAAACGGCCGTCGGTCTCCATTTCCAGCACGTCGGCGACGCGCAGGATGGCGAGGTGGCTCCGCTCGATCCGCGCCGCGACCCAGGCGATCACATTGGGCGCCGCGTGCAGCAGATGGCGTGTGAAGGCACGCTCCAGCAGCAGCGGGATCAGCGCATCGTCGGGCGGCCCGATCTCGAGCAGCGGCGAGGCAGCGAGGCGCGACCGCAGATCGGGCAGCGTCACCTCCCACAGCGGCGGCGCCGCGTCGGCTACGATCAGCAGCGGCCGGCGCTCGCCCTGGGCCCGGTTCCAGGCGTGGAACAGCGCGGTCTCGTCGGCGCGTTCCGCATCGTCGATGATCGACGCACCCGTCTTGGCGGCGAAGATGCGCGCGAGCAGGCTGCGGCCCGACTTTCGCGGCCCCACCAAGAGCGCGGCCATCACCGGCCAGGTGGCCCAATGTTCGAGCTGGTGGACGGCGCGGGCGTTCGAGTCGCTGACCAGAAAGTCCGTCTCGCTCACCTCGGGCAGGCCCAGCGGCAGGCGGAGCTGGCTCATTGCGCCTTGGGGGACGGCGATGCTTGCGGCGCCGCCGCACGGCGGATGCGGAGGACGCCCGGTCCTTCCTGGACGCTCCAGCCACGCGACTCGAGCGCGGCCCGCAAGGCCGCCTGCGACCCATCGAAGCTGACGCGCATCACCGAGATGCCACCCAGCGCCAGGCTGGTGGTGGTGGCGCTACGCACGCCCGGCACGCCGCGCACGGCGCTTTCGGAGGCGTTGACCGCGGCGGCATTGGGCGTCTCGACCTGCACTGAAAGCGCGGCGGAAGCCGCAGTGGCGCTGGCCTCCACGCTTGGCGTCGGCGACGGCGTCGCGGTTTCCTCGGGTGCGGGCGCCTCCGGCTGGGCGATCGGCGGCCGCGCGGCGAGCACCGCATCGGTGTGGAGCCGGCCATCGGTCAGCGCCGCCTGATAGGCCTTGTCGATGCGGGCGACGGCGGTGTCGAACAGCGCGTCGATCGCATCGCCATTGTCGATGCGGAGCGCAAAGCTGCTGACCGGCACCTTGTCCGGGCCGTGCGTCGCCGAGAAGATGCCGACGATCGGCCCGCCCGGATAGTCGCGCCGCAGCTGCACCTCGGCCACCAGCATGTCCACCGCGCCATATTGATCGAGGATGGTGCGCCACCAGTTGCGGCCATGGCGCAGCGTCTGGCCGGTGTTGACCAGCAGCCGGTCGGCGCCGGTGCCGCGCAGGCGGACATAGTCGATCGTGCTGCCCGCCGCGCGCAGCCGGTTCCAGGCGCGCGCCCAGGCGGTATCGCGCTCGAACACCTGGCCGACACCGCCCGAATATTGCAGCGGCACCAGCAGCATCGGTGGCGAATGGGTAACCGCGATCGACACGCCGAGGATGGAGCCTGCCTTGGCGCGATCGAACTGCACGCCGAGGCTGGCGATGTAGCGGCTGGGGCCGATCTGCTCGCGCTCGACGACGATGCCGGTGACGATCGCGTCCAGCACCGAGTCGGAAAGCGTGCCGGGCTTGCCGGTCAATCGCTGCGACAGCATCGACCAGCCCTTGCGCTGGGCGATCCGCCAGCCGCCCTGGCGGGCGATGTCGGCGGTCTTGCCCGATACGTCGACCTGCACGCCGCTCACTTCGAAACTGTTCGCCGCCCCCGCGGGCGCAGACGGCACCCCGCCCTGCCCGCGTGCCGCCATGATGCCCGCACCGGCGAGCGCGAGCGCGGAAACGGCGCCAAGAACGGTTTTGGGACGGCGGAACTGCATGCGGGCGCCCTTTTGGCGAACCGGGCGTGGAAATCCAAGCGCGTTATGGCTAGGGCGCTCTGCCATGAGCGAGACCAAGGCGGGCCATGGCCCTTACACCTATGCCCAGGCGGGCGTTTCGATTGCGGCGGGCAATGCGCTGGTGCGCGCGATCGGCCCGCTTGCCCGTTCCACCCGGCGCGCGGGCGCGGACGCCGATCTGGGCGGCTTCGGCGGCATCTTCGACCTGAAGGCGGCGGGCTTCACCGATCCGCTGCTGGTCGCGGCCAACGACGGCGTCGGCACCAAGCTGAAGCTGGCGATCGAGCACAACCAGCATGACGGCGTCGGCATCGACCTCGTCGCGATGTGTGCGAACGATCTGATCGTGCAGGGTGCCGAGCCGCTGTTTTTCCTCGACTATTATGCAAGCGGCAAGCTCGACAACGCGGTCGCCGAGCGCGTCATCGCCTCCATCGCCGAGGGCTGCCGCCAGGCCGGCTGCGCGCTGATCGGCGGCGAGACCGCAGAGATGCCGGGCATGTATGCCGATGGCGACTATGACCTTGCCGGCTTCTGCGTCGGCGCGGTCGAGCGCGACCGGCTGCTCGACGGCAAGAAGATCGCAGCCGGCGACGTGCTGCTCGGCCTTGCCTCGAACGGCGTGCATTCGAACGGCTTCTCGCTGGTGCGGCGACTCGCAGCGGACAAGGGCTGGAAGCTCGATCGCCCCGCGCTGTTCGACCAGGAGCGGC
Protein-coding regions in this window:
- a CDS encoding Ppx/GppA family phosphatase → MATALIGTPRATVERARPRTAIIDIGSNSIRLVVYEGPARLPAILFNEKVMAGLGKGLAETGAIHAGGLAAARAALGRFALLAREMQVSELRTVATAAVRDASNGGELMAIAEGFGLEVELLSGVEEATAAGLGVLSGIPEADGVVGDLGGGSLELVRVVAGTVTDRVSFPLGVLRLGAIRARGRGALERDVIRMIDAAGWKARGKGLPFYMVGGSWRSLAKLDMHLTDYPLPIVHHYPLAIARVEELGRRVEGATKADLKTVPDLSSARIPSLADAAALLVAVTKQLGSSGTVVSAYGLREGLLFQRLSAEERAQDPLIVAAREEGQRSGRFPEHGDLLDAWLAPLFRDGPEWARLRHAACLLADVGWRANPEFRAERGMEIGLHGNWVGIDAAGRAIVAQALYTSLGGAIDSPVPLERLASPEALAEAKRWGLAMRLGQRLSGGVARPLKRSRLRLEGTALVLSLADGDEPLYGEAVEKRHRALATALGREPVLET
- a CDS encoding RNA degradosome polyphosphate kinase; the protein is MTESAAPATIAPADPTEARYFNRELSWLAFNRRVMEEACNPAHPLLERLRFLSISGSNFDEFFMVRVAGLMGQQLQNIDTRSADGLTPAQQLEAISAEAATLADEQQAVWVDIRAELALANIFVLEADAIEGETEAWLANHFREQIFPILTPQALDPAHPFPFIPNQGSSVIFNLLRKSDREPIQELVMLPTTLKRFVRLPGSPARYVAIETLIKHFWELLFHGYEMLGAATFRVLRDSDIEIEEEAEDLVLTFRSAIKRRRRGRVIRLEMEEGIAPDLEAVLKEELGGSDALLTETGGFLGVGDLSMLVDEDRPDLKFTPFSARFPERIREYGGDCFAAIRAKDIIVHHPYETFDVVLSFLQQAAADPDVVAIKQTLYRAGKQPAVINALIAAAEAGKSVTAVVELKARFDEEQNLYWATALERAGVQVVYGFIDWKTHAKVSMVVRREGDRYRTYCHFGTGNYHPITARIYTDLSFFTADPRMGRDAAQIFNYVTGYVEPQHLELLGISPRDLRKRLTALIDEEIEHVRAGRPGTIWAKMNSLVDPATIEKLYQASAAGVQIELIVRGICCLRPGVAGMSENIRVKSIVGRFLEHSRIWVFGNGKTLPNDGAKIYISSADWMQRNFDRRVEFMLPILNKTVHDQVLDQVMVANLLDNEQSWLLAPDGHYDRIVPSDEGEFNLHRYFMTNPSLSGRGAAVDARKPVPKLSPRKRRLAAKGA
- a CDS encoding DnaA/Hda family protein, encoding MSQLRLPLGLPEVSETDFLVSDSNARAVHQLEHWATWPVMAALLVGPRKSGRSLLARIFAAKTGASIIDDAERADETALFHAWNRAQGERRPLLIVADAAPPLWEVTLPDLRSRLAASPLLEIGPPDDALIPLLLERAFTRHLLHAAPNVIAWVAARIERSHLAILRVADVLEMETDGRLSIPIVKSTLQAASLLTHSDDSESA
- a CDS encoding heavy-metal-associated domain-containing protein, with protein sequence MQFRRPKTVLGAVSALALAGAGIMAARGQGGVPSAPAGAANSFEVSGVQVDVSGKTADIARQGGWRIAQRKGWSMLSQRLTGKPGTLSDSVLDAIVTGIVVEREQIGPSRYIASLGVQFDRAKAGSILGVSIAVTHSPPMLLVPLQYSGGVGQVFERDTAWARAWNRLRAAGSTIDYVRLRGTGADRLLVNTGQTLRHGRNWWRTILDQYGAVDMLVAEVQLRRDYPGGPIVGIFSATHGPDKVPVSSFALRIDNGDAIDALFDTAVARIDKAYQAALTDGRLHTDAVLAARPPIAQPEAPAPEETATPSPTPSVEASATAASAALSVQVETPNAAAVNASESAVRGVPGVRSATTTSLALGGISVMRVSFDGSQAALRAALESRGWSVQEGPGVLRIRRAAAPQASPSPKAQ
- the purM gene encoding phosphoribosylformylglycinamidine cyclo-ligase; the protein is MSETKAGHGPYTYAQAGVSIAAGNALVRAIGPLARSTRRAGADADLGGFGGIFDLKAAGFTDPLLVAANDGVGTKLKLAIEHNQHDGVGIDLVAMCANDLIVQGAEPLFFLDYYASGKLDNAVAERVIASIAEGCRQAGCALIGGETAEMPGMYADGDYDLAGFCVGAVERDRLLDGKKIAAGDVLLGLASNGVHSNGFSLVRRLAADKGWKLDRPALFDQERLLIDTLMAPTRIYVASLLPELRKGTIHGLAHITGGGLLENVPRVLPEGTHARIDADAWPLPRLMAFLQAQGNIEPEEMARTFNCGIGMVAVVPADQAEAVTAALSAAGETVFTIGTIEAGERGCTVVGGDETWSARAPWSATHHG